The following are encoded together in the Culex pipiens pallens isolate TS chromosome 1, TS_CPP_V2, whole genome shotgun sequence genome:
- the LOC120425380 gene encoding neurexin-1 isoform X2 codes for MGLSNGKQEMHIKPARVRFDDHQWHKVTVHRRIQEQISSITSFCRLVAVVDDVYTDHSHIAGKFTMLSSSRVYVGGAVNPRALLGARVHNNFVGCLRKVEFSADTLRLNLIDLARTGSKLIQVAGRVDYQCPSGDPQDPVTFTTRESYLLLPPWDVSKQGMLSFKFRTNEPNGLIILNTVVRQPRPDFFAVELLNGHIYIHMDLGSGAVKVRASRRRVDDGVWHELSLRRNGRDGKVGVDGQWNDFRTPGDSTQLELDSPMYVGGIGPPYADVVIPPAIWTATLRQGFVGCLRDLVLSGKPVDIAAYARQQDSGAIKPSCHVVANQCGGAVSPCQNGGQCTEGWNRPLCDCSATLFTGPTCGRESATLAFNGSQHMAIWIGGTLGTRTQTEELVIRFKTSRPAGLLLLTSAESSSSDRLEIGLVAGRVRANVRLGEREKNLLAGQGVLNDNNWHTVRFSRRASNLRLQVDGAAPVRAEAILGRHSTLEVKSLHLGGLFHAEEEIQMTAAMPNFVGQLQGFVYNGHRYIDLVKTLGPELSALPTTTFKLTARFVNSPPGSPYLPATFRSKHSYVGLPMLKAYSSVFIDFRFKTLEPNGLLFYNGGKRSDFLAVELVNGHIHYVFDVGDGPITVRDKARIHMNDNRWHSVSIRRPGPKTHTLAVDESIEIYTASGNNMHLELEGILYVGGVFKDMYTRLPSSIASRSGFEGCMASVDLADSSPSLTEDAVVPSSLVVSGCEGPTKCSQNACANRGICVQQWNAYACECDMTSFTGPTCYDESISYEFGNNKGLIQYTFPPGRQPDTEEDNIALGFVTTKSDAVLLRVESSTTQDYIEMEIVEGNVFIVYNVGSHDLPLGEIGVKVSDNNYHIVRFTRSGANATLQIDDYNVQTLFPSGHQSTIFTSMANIQVGGKIARNGRARIERPFAGVIAGLSVNRLRVLDLAAERDPHINVRGDVQLVTGVLDRNDQRMQQTPASGYPGVMDDLIFSGAGSGCRGDDEDECTPPFENGSGDDLITPVYVPPTKQTTPAAGQGQGGRGRKKDEGKLCDDEDCMHGSGSGEVTEVFTSSTAKVSETSPDVTYTTLDMDRKTEGTTTLTTQGRSETYAPSETTREMDTTSSGTTGYGGGVGGGSSSSTGSSSSGTSYGTTVSMGTTGTTSGGTSSSGTTSGRTTYTSGTTGSSSTYGSTTQQQTPSETTVSFRDRDRDHVRETTPTTTEEDDDHIEVRRPDSGEEPEPEHKPPPGRRPPPVKVVEPPNPEPEPPFNAHPPGYPPTRSPKHKGGRINSEAEERTAMIIGIVAGALIAVILVILLVLWIKSNGDRSYKTEHDKSGLYGQGPSAALLGGSHGNAHNSHYNTHQQQHPPSHQQPAQHQQPPHYNGNGGSGGGHHTNGGSTLPLNGSLRHHHNGGNGMGGGGMGMGGGYNGSDRGSMQSGGGGGGGGGGGGGGGGGGGGQPQKTKNRNSKDIKEWYV; via the exons ATGGGACTGTCCAACGGCAAGCAGGAGATGCACATCAAGCCGGCCCGCGTCCGCTTCGACGACCACCAGTGGCACAAGGTTACGGTCCACCGGCGGATACAGGAG CAGATCTCATCGATAACCAGCTTTTGCCGG CTGGTCGCCGTAGTGGACGACGTTTACACCGACCATTCGCACATCGCCGGCAAGTTCACCATGCTGTCCTCGTCCCGGGTCTACGTCGGCGGGGCGGTCAACCCGCGAGCCCTGCTGGGCGCCCGGGTGCACAACAACTTTGTCGGCTGCCTCCGGAAG GTGGAATTCTCCGCGGACACGCTCCGGCTGAACCTGATCGACCTGGCCCGAACCGGTTCCAAGCTGATCCAGGTGGCCGGCCGGGTCGACTACCAGTGTCCCAGCGGCGACCCCCAGGATCCGGTGACGTTCACGACGCGCGAGTCGTACCTG CTCCTTCCACCGTGGGACGTCTCAAAGCAGGGCATGCTGTCCTTCAAGTTCCGCACAAACGAACCGAACGGATTGATCATCCTGAACACTGTGGTGCGACAGCCGAGG CCCGACTTCTTCGCGGTTGAGCTGCTGAACGGCCACATCTACATCCACATGGACCTGGGCTCGGGCGCGGTCAAGGTGCGGGCCTCGCGACGCCGCGTCGACGATGGCGTGTGGCACGAGCTGTCGCTGCGGCGGAACGGCCGCGACGGCAAGGTCGGCGTCGACGGCCAGTGGAACGACTTCCGAACGCCCGGAGATTCGACCCAGCTGGAGCTGGACAGCCCGATGTACGTGGGCGGAATTGGGCCACCGTACGCCGACGTGGTCATTCCGCCGGCCATCTGGACGGCCACGCTGCGGCAGGGCTTCGTCGGATGTCTGCGGGACCTGGTGCTGAGTGGGAAACCGGTGGACATTGCGGCGTACGCGCGGCAGCAGGATTCGG GTGCGATCAAACCGTCCTGCCACGTGGTGGCCAACCAGTGCGGTGGTGCGGTGTCTCCCTGTCAGAATGGTGGCCAGTGTACGGAGGGCTGGAACCGGCCACTTTGTGATTGTTCTGCGACGCTGTTTACGGGTCCAACGTGCGGTCGCGAATCGGCAACGCTGGCCTTCAACGGATCGCAGCACATGGCCATCTGGATCGGCGGAACGCTGGGAACGCGAACCCAAACGGAGGAGTTGGTGATCCGGTTCAAGACATCGCGACCGGCCGGGCTGCTCCTGTTGACCAGTGCCGAGTCCAGTTCATCGGATCGGCTCGAAATCGGCCTGGTTGCGGGCCGAGTCCGGGCCAACGTAAGACTTGGGGAACGTGAGAAG AACTTACTGGCCGGCCAGGGTGTCCTAAATGACAACAACTGGCACACGGTGAGGTTCTCCCGACGGGCGTCCAATCTGCGACTGCAAGTTGACGGGGCCGCACCCGTCAGGG CCGAAGCCATCCTGGGACGGCACAGCACGCTGGAGGTCAAATCGCTGCACCTGGGCGGGCTGTTCCACGCCGAGGAGGAGATCCAGATGACGGCCGCCATGCCCAACTTTGTCGGCCAGCTGCAGGGCTTCGTGTACAACGGGCACCG CTACATTGACCTCGTCAAGACGCTAGGTCCGGAGCTGTCCGCCTTGCCGACTACGACCTTCAAGCTGACGGCCCGCTTTGTCAACTCCCCACCGGGATCTCCGTACTTGCCGGCCACCTTCCGGTCGAAGCACTCGTACGTGGGTCTCCCCATGCTCAAGGCGTACTCGTCCGTGTTCATCGACTTCCGGTTCAAAACCCTGGAGCCGAACGGCTTGCTGTTCTACAACGGTGGCAAACGGTCGGACTTCCTGGCGGTTGAACTAGTCAACGGGCACATTCACTACGTGTTTGACGTCGGCGATGGCCCGATTACGGTACGGGACAAGGCCCGGATCCACATGAACGACAACCGGTGGCACTCGGTCAGCATCCGGAGGCCAGGACCGAAGACGCACACGCTGGCGGTGGACGAGTCCATCGAGATCTACACGGCCAGCGGGAACAACATGCACCTGGAGCTGGAGGGGATCCTGTACGTCGGCGGTGTCTTCAAGGACATGTACACCCGGCTACCGTCCAGCATTGCGTCCCGCTCCGGCTTCGAGGGTTGCATGGCCTCGGTTGACCTCGCGGACAGTTCCCCGAGCCTCACGGAGGACGCCGTCGTTCCGAGCTCGCTTGTCGTGTCCGGCTGCGAAGGACCCACCAAGTGTAGCCAGAACGCGTGCGCCAACCGGGGAATCTGCGTCCAGCAGTGGAACGCGTACGCCTGCGAGTGCGACATGACTTCGTTCACCGGGCCAACCTGTTACGATG AATCCATCTCGTACGAGTTCGGCAATAACAAGGGCCTAATCCAGTACACGTTCCCGCCGGGTCGCCAACCGGACACCGAAGAGGACAACATCGCGCTGGGCTTCGTAACGACTAAGTCGGACGCCGTCCTGCTACGGGTCGAAAGCTCAACCACCCAGGACTACATCGAAATGGAGATT GTCGAAGGCAACGTGTTCATCGTGTACAACGTCGGCTCGCACGATCTCCCGCTCGGCGAGATCGGCGTCAAAGTCAGTGACAATAACTACCACATCGTGCGCTTCACCCGATCCGGAGCGAACGCAACGCTCCAGATCGACGACTACAACGTCCAAACGCTGTTCCCGTCCG GCCACCAGTCGACGATCTTCACCTCGATGGCCAACATCCAGGTCGGCGGGAAGATCGCCCGTAACGGGCGGGCCCGCATCGAGCGGCCGTTCGCGGGCGTCATCGCCGGCCTCTCCGTGAACCGGCTCCGGGTGCTGGACCTGGCGGCGGAGCGCGACCCCCACATCAACGTGCGCGGTGATGTGCAATTGGTAACTGGCGTTTTAGATAGAAATGACCAAAGAATGCAGCAG ACTCCGGCCAGCGGCTACCCGGGCGTGATGGACGACCTGATCTTCAGCGGAGCGGGTTCCGGGTGCCGCGGGGACGACGAGGACGAGTGTACGCCACCGTTCGAGAACGGGAGCGGCGATGACCTGATTACGCCGGTGTACGTGCCACCGACGAAGCAGACGACGCCGGCGGCTGGCCAAGGCCAAGGTGGTCGAGGTCGGAAGAAGGACGAGGGCAAGCTGTGCGACGACGAGGACTGCATGCACGGGTCCGGGTCGGGCGAGGTGACCGAGGTGTTTACTTCCTCGACGGCCAAGGTTTCCG aaacgaGCCCGGATGTGACGTACACCACGCTCGATATGGACCGGAAGACGGAAGGCACGACAACGCTGACAACGCAAGGTCGGTCGGAGACTTATGCACCGAGTGAGACAACACGGGAAATGGACACGACTAGCAGTGGAACGACGGGATACGGTGGAGGAGTTGGAGGTGGAAGCAGTAGCAGTACTGGTAGTAGTAGTAGCGGAACAAGCTACGGGACGACCGTTTCGATGGGAACTACGGGAACTACGTCGGGTGGGACGTCCAGCAGTGGAACGACGAGTGGTCGAACGACGTACACTTCGGGAACCACGGGAAGTTCGAGTACGTACGGATCAACGACGCAACAGCAGACTCCGTCGGAAACAACGGTCAGTTTCCGGGATCGTGATCGAGACCACGTACGCGAGACAACTCCAACAACCACGGAAGAGGACGACGATCACATCGAGGTTCGACGACCGGATTCAGGTGAAGAGCCCGAGCCAGAGCACAAGCCACCTCCAGGTCGACGGCCGCCCCCGGTCAAGGTGGTGGAACCTCCTAACCCGGAACCGGAGCCACCGTTCAATGCCCACCCGCCGGGATACCCTCCGACGCGATCGCCCAAGCACAAGGGAGGTCGCATCAACTCGGAAGCTGAGGAACGTACGGCCATGATCATCGGCATCGTAGCAGGAGCGCTGATCGCGGTCATCCTGGTGATCCTATTGGTGCTGTGGATCAAGTCGAACGGCGATCGGTCCTACAAGACCGAGCACGATAAGAGTGGCCTGTACGGGCAGGGTCCGAGTGCGGCCTTGCTGGGCGGATCGCACGGCAATGCCCACAACTCCCATTACAACACCCACCAGCAGCAACATCCGCCGTCGCATCAACAACCGGCGCAACATCAGCAACCTCCCCACTACAACGGCAACGGAGGTTCCGGCGGTGGACATCACACGAACGGTGGCAGCACATTGCCGCTCAACGGCTCGTTACGTCACCACCATAACGGTGGTAACGGAATGGGCGGTGGCGGCATGGGCATGGGCGGCGGCTACAACGGCAGTGACCGGGGCAGCATGCAATCCGGCGGAGGCGGAGGTGGCGGCGGAGGAGGTggaggtggaggaggaggaggcggcGGTGGCCAACCACAAAAGACGAAAAATCGAAACTCGAAAGACATCAAAGAGTGGTACGTCTAA
- the LOC120425380 gene encoding neurexin-1 isoform X1 encodes MGLSNGKQEMHIKPARVRFDDHQWHKVTVHRRIQEQISSITSFCRLVAVVDDVYTDHSHIAGKFTMLSSSRVYVGGAVNPRALLGARVHNNFVGCLRKVEFSADTLRLNLIDLARTGSKLIQVAGRVDYQCPSGDPQDPVTFTTRESYLLLPPWDVSKQGMLSFKFRTNEPNGLIILNTVVRQPRPDFFAVELLNGHIYIHMDLGSGAVKVRASRRRVDDGVWHELSLRRNGRDGKVGVDGQWNDFRTPGDSTQLELDSPMYVGGIGPPYADVVIPPAIWTATLRQGFVGCLRDLVLSGKPVDIAAYARQQDSGAIKPSCHVVANQCGGAVSPCQNGGQCTEGWNRPLCDCSATLFTGPTCGRESATLAFNGSQHMAIWIGGTLGTRTQTEELVIRFKTSRPAGLLLLTSAESSSSDRLEIGLVAGRVRANVRLGEREKNLLAGQGVLNDNNWHTVRFSRRASNLRLQVDGAAPVRGMLSEAILGRHSTLEVKSLHLGGLFHAEEEIQMTAAMPNFVGQLQGFVYNGHRYIDLVKTLGPELSALPTTTFKLTARFVNSPPGSPYLPATFRSKHSYVGLPMLKAYSSVFIDFRFKTLEPNGLLFYNGGKRSDFLAVELVNGHIHYVFDVGDGPITVRDKARIHMNDNRWHSVSIRRPGPKTHTLAVDESIEIYTASGNNMHLELEGILYVGGVFKDMYTRLPSSIASRSGFEGCMASVDLADSSPSLTEDAVVPSSLVVSGCEGPTKCSQNACANRGICVQQWNAYACECDMTSFTGPTCYDESISYEFGNNKGLIQYTFPPGRQPDTEEDNIALGFVTTKSDAVLLRVESSTTQDYIEMEIVEGNVFIVYNVGSHDLPLGEIGVKVSDNNYHIVRFTRSGANATLQIDDYNVQTLFPSGHQSTIFTSMANIQVGGKIARNGRARIERPFAGVIAGLSVNRLRVLDLAAERDPHINVRGDVQLVTGVLDRNDQRMQQTPASGYPGVMDDLIFSGAGSGCRGDDEDECTPPFENGSGDDLITPVYVPPTKQTTPAAGQGQGGRGRKKDEGKLCDDEDCMHGSGSGEVTEVFTSSTAKVSETSPDVTYTTLDMDRKTEGTTTLTTQGRSETYAPSETTREMDTTSSGTTGYGGGVGGGSSSSTGSSSSGTSYGTTVSMGTTGTTSGGTSSSGTTSGRTTYTSGTTGSSSTYGSTTQQQTPSETTVSFRDRDRDHVRETTPTTTEEDDDHIEVRRPDSGEEPEPEHKPPPGRRPPPVKVVEPPNPEPEPPFNAHPPGYPPTRSPKHKGGRINSEAEERTAMIIGIVAGALIAVILVILLVLWIKSNGDRSYKTEHDKSGLYGQGPSAALLGGSHGNAHNSHYNTHQQQHPPSHQQPAQHQQPPHYNGNGGSGGGHHTNGGSTLPLNGSLRHHHNGGNGMGGGGMGMGGGYNGSDRGSMQSGGGGGGGGGGGGGGGGGGGGQPQKTKNRNSKDIKEWYV; translated from the exons ATGGGACTGTCCAACGGCAAGCAGGAGATGCACATCAAGCCGGCCCGCGTCCGCTTCGACGACCACCAGTGGCACAAGGTTACGGTCCACCGGCGGATACAGGAG CAGATCTCATCGATAACCAGCTTTTGCCGG CTGGTCGCCGTAGTGGACGACGTTTACACCGACCATTCGCACATCGCCGGCAAGTTCACCATGCTGTCCTCGTCCCGGGTCTACGTCGGCGGGGCGGTCAACCCGCGAGCCCTGCTGGGCGCCCGGGTGCACAACAACTTTGTCGGCTGCCTCCGGAAG GTGGAATTCTCCGCGGACACGCTCCGGCTGAACCTGATCGACCTGGCCCGAACCGGTTCCAAGCTGATCCAGGTGGCCGGCCGGGTCGACTACCAGTGTCCCAGCGGCGACCCCCAGGATCCGGTGACGTTCACGACGCGCGAGTCGTACCTG CTCCTTCCACCGTGGGACGTCTCAAAGCAGGGCATGCTGTCCTTCAAGTTCCGCACAAACGAACCGAACGGATTGATCATCCTGAACACTGTGGTGCGACAGCCGAGG CCCGACTTCTTCGCGGTTGAGCTGCTGAACGGCCACATCTACATCCACATGGACCTGGGCTCGGGCGCGGTCAAGGTGCGGGCCTCGCGACGCCGCGTCGACGATGGCGTGTGGCACGAGCTGTCGCTGCGGCGGAACGGCCGCGACGGCAAGGTCGGCGTCGACGGCCAGTGGAACGACTTCCGAACGCCCGGAGATTCGACCCAGCTGGAGCTGGACAGCCCGATGTACGTGGGCGGAATTGGGCCACCGTACGCCGACGTGGTCATTCCGCCGGCCATCTGGACGGCCACGCTGCGGCAGGGCTTCGTCGGATGTCTGCGGGACCTGGTGCTGAGTGGGAAACCGGTGGACATTGCGGCGTACGCGCGGCAGCAGGATTCGG GTGCGATCAAACCGTCCTGCCACGTGGTGGCCAACCAGTGCGGTGGTGCGGTGTCTCCCTGTCAGAATGGTGGCCAGTGTACGGAGGGCTGGAACCGGCCACTTTGTGATTGTTCTGCGACGCTGTTTACGGGTCCAACGTGCGGTCGCGAATCGGCAACGCTGGCCTTCAACGGATCGCAGCACATGGCCATCTGGATCGGCGGAACGCTGGGAACGCGAACCCAAACGGAGGAGTTGGTGATCCGGTTCAAGACATCGCGACCGGCCGGGCTGCTCCTGTTGACCAGTGCCGAGTCCAGTTCATCGGATCGGCTCGAAATCGGCCTGGTTGCGGGCCGAGTCCGGGCCAACGTAAGACTTGGGGAACGTGAGAAG AACTTACTGGCCGGCCAGGGTGTCCTAAATGACAACAACTGGCACACGGTGAGGTTCTCCCGACGGGCGTCCAATCTGCGACTGCAAGTTGACGGGGCCGCACCCGTCAGGGGTATGTTAT CCGAAGCCATCCTGGGACGGCACAGCACGCTGGAGGTCAAATCGCTGCACCTGGGCGGGCTGTTCCACGCCGAGGAGGAGATCCAGATGACGGCCGCCATGCCCAACTTTGTCGGCCAGCTGCAGGGCTTCGTGTACAACGGGCACCG CTACATTGACCTCGTCAAGACGCTAGGTCCGGAGCTGTCCGCCTTGCCGACTACGACCTTCAAGCTGACGGCCCGCTTTGTCAACTCCCCACCGGGATCTCCGTACTTGCCGGCCACCTTCCGGTCGAAGCACTCGTACGTGGGTCTCCCCATGCTCAAGGCGTACTCGTCCGTGTTCATCGACTTCCGGTTCAAAACCCTGGAGCCGAACGGCTTGCTGTTCTACAACGGTGGCAAACGGTCGGACTTCCTGGCGGTTGAACTAGTCAACGGGCACATTCACTACGTGTTTGACGTCGGCGATGGCCCGATTACGGTACGGGACAAGGCCCGGATCCACATGAACGACAACCGGTGGCACTCGGTCAGCATCCGGAGGCCAGGACCGAAGACGCACACGCTGGCGGTGGACGAGTCCATCGAGATCTACACGGCCAGCGGGAACAACATGCACCTGGAGCTGGAGGGGATCCTGTACGTCGGCGGTGTCTTCAAGGACATGTACACCCGGCTACCGTCCAGCATTGCGTCCCGCTCCGGCTTCGAGGGTTGCATGGCCTCGGTTGACCTCGCGGACAGTTCCCCGAGCCTCACGGAGGACGCCGTCGTTCCGAGCTCGCTTGTCGTGTCCGGCTGCGAAGGACCCACCAAGTGTAGCCAGAACGCGTGCGCCAACCGGGGAATCTGCGTCCAGCAGTGGAACGCGTACGCCTGCGAGTGCGACATGACTTCGTTCACCGGGCCAACCTGTTACGATG AATCCATCTCGTACGAGTTCGGCAATAACAAGGGCCTAATCCAGTACACGTTCCCGCCGGGTCGCCAACCGGACACCGAAGAGGACAACATCGCGCTGGGCTTCGTAACGACTAAGTCGGACGCCGTCCTGCTACGGGTCGAAAGCTCAACCACCCAGGACTACATCGAAATGGAGATT GTCGAAGGCAACGTGTTCATCGTGTACAACGTCGGCTCGCACGATCTCCCGCTCGGCGAGATCGGCGTCAAAGTCAGTGACAATAACTACCACATCGTGCGCTTCACCCGATCCGGAGCGAACGCAACGCTCCAGATCGACGACTACAACGTCCAAACGCTGTTCCCGTCCG GCCACCAGTCGACGATCTTCACCTCGATGGCCAACATCCAGGTCGGCGGGAAGATCGCCCGTAACGGGCGGGCCCGCATCGAGCGGCCGTTCGCGGGCGTCATCGCCGGCCTCTCCGTGAACCGGCTCCGGGTGCTGGACCTGGCGGCGGAGCGCGACCCCCACATCAACGTGCGCGGTGATGTGCAATTGGTAACTGGCGTTTTAGATAGAAATGACCAAAGAATGCAGCAG ACTCCGGCCAGCGGCTACCCGGGCGTGATGGACGACCTGATCTTCAGCGGAGCGGGTTCCGGGTGCCGCGGGGACGACGAGGACGAGTGTACGCCACCGTTCGAGAACGGGAGCGGCGATGACCTGATTACGCCGGTGTACGTGCCACCGACGAAGCAGACGACGCCGGCGGCTGGCCAAGGCCAAGGTGGTCGAGGTCGGAAGAAGGACGAGGGCAAGCTGTGCGACGACGAGGACTGCATGCACGGGTCCGGGTCGGGCGAGGTGACCGAGGTGTTTACTTCCTCGACGGCCAAGGTTTCCG aaacgaGCCCGGATGTGACGTACACCACGCTCGATATGGACCGGAAGACGGAAGGCACGACAACGCTGACAACGCAAGGTCGGTCGGAGACTTATGCACCGAGTGAGACAACACGGGAAATGGACACGACTAGCAGTGGAACGACGGGATACGGTGGAGGAGTTGGAGGTGGAAGCAGTAGCAGTACTGGTAGTAGTAGTAGCGGAACAAGCTACGGGACGACCGTTTCGATGGGAACTACGGGAACTACGTCGGGTGGGACGTCCAGCAGTGGAACGACGAGTGGTCGAACGACGTACACTTCGGGAACCACGGGAAGTTCGAGTACGTACGGATCAACGACGCAACAGCAGACTCCGTCGGAAACAACGGTCAGTTTCCGGGATCGTGATCGAGACCACGTACGCGAGACAACTCCAACAACCACGGAAGAGGACGACGATCACATCGAGGTTCGACGACCGGATTCAGGTGAAGAGCCCGAGCCAGAGCACAAGCCACCTCCAGGTCGACGGCCGCCCCCGGTCAAGGTGGTGGAACCTCCTAACCCGGAACCGGAGCCACCGTTCAATGCCCACCCGCCGGGATACCCTCCGACGCGATCGCCCAAGCACAAGGGAGGTCGCATCAACTCGGAAGCTGAGGAACGTACGGCCATGATCATCGGCATCGTAGCAGGAGCGCTGATCGCGGTCATCCTGGTGATCCTATTGGTGCTGTGGATCAAGTCGAACGGCGATCGGTCCTACAAGACCGAGCACGATAAGAGTGGCCTGTACGGGCAGGGTCCGAGTGCGGCCTTGCTGGGCGGATCGCACGGCAATGCCCACAACTCCCATTACAACACCCACCAGCAGCAACATCCGCCGTCGCATCAACAACCGGCGCAACATCAGCAACCTCCCCACTACAACGGCAACGGAGGTTCCGGCGGTGGACATCACACGAACGGTGGCAGCACATTGCCGCTCAACGGCTCGTTACGTCACCACCATAACGGTGGTAACGGAATGGGCGGTGGCGGCATGGGCATGGGCGGCGGCTACAACGGCAGTGACCGGGGCAGCATGCAATCCGGCGGAGGCGGAGGTGGCGGCGGAGGAGGTggaggtggaggaggaggaggcggcGGTGGCCAACCACAAAAGACGAAAAATCGAAACTCGAAAGACATCAAAGAGTGGTACGTCTAA